A section of the Citrus sinensis cultivar Valencia sweet orange chromosome 8, DVS_A1.0, whole genome shotgun sequence genome encodes:
- the LOC102609420 gene encoding BTB/POZ domain-containing protein NPY2 isoform X2: MGICVEEEVHHLLGKMKFMKLGSKPDSFQADGNNVRYAASELATDVIVVVDDIKFHLHKFPLLSKSACLQKLVATANEANNNEVDISDIPGGPSAFETCAKFCYGMTVTLNAYNVVAARCAAEYLGMHESVEKGNFVYKIDVFISSSILRSWKDSIIVLQTTKSLLPMSEELKVASHCIEAIATKACVDVSKVDWSYTYNRKKLPEENGNDPNWNGVRTRAVPKDWWVEDLCELEIDFYKRCIMTIKTKAILSNEVIGEALKAYAYRRLSGFSKGMIQSGNVGKYRSIVDAVVWLLPAEKGSVSCSFLLKLLKAAIIVDSGDMVKAQLVRRIGQQLEEASVNDILIRAPEGESTMYDVDMVHKIIEEFLMQDKNAETDVPEEHEVVEIRRPGVLSDASKLMVAKLMDGYLTEIAKDHNLPVAKFVDLAKLVSGISRPTHDGLYRAIDMYLMEYNISLYLDFHGEHQAISKSERKKICKLMDCRKLSVDACMHAVQNERLPLRVVVQVLFFEQVRVAAASGSSTPDLPRGLKDLNNGSRRSSRSAATNPEEDWDAVATAEELKALKGELAALRLSNGVGGSERNGSDKAAITKMKGLLKSKKIFAKLFTSKGGQGENSGSDSSESLGSAILEETKSTPSRNRRNSVS, encoded by the exons ATGGGCATTT GTGTCGAAGAAGAAGTACATCATTTGCTTGGCAAGATGAAGTTTATGAAGCTTGGATCAAAGCCGGACTCTTTTCAGGCTGATGGGAATAATGTTAG GTACGCTGCAAGTGAGTTGGCGACTgatgttattgttgttgtcgATGACATAAAGTTTCATCTGCATAAG TTTCCCCTGCTGTCAAAAAGTGCCTGCTTGCAGAAGTTGGTAGCAACCGCCAATGAAGCCAACAACAACGAAGTTGACATTTCTGATATTCCTGGTGGGCCTTCTGCATTTGAGACTTGTGCCAAATTCTGTTACGGCATGACTGTTACCCTCAATGCATACAATGTTGTGGCGGCTCGATGTGCAGCCGAGTACCTGGGAATGCATGAAAGTGTTGAGAAAGGGAATTTCGTTTACAAGATTGATGTCTTCATCAGCTCTAGCATTTTACGCAGTTGGAAAGATTCAATCATTGTTCTACAGACAACCAAGTCTCTGTTACCAATGTCTGAGGAACTGAAGGTAGCCAGCCATTGCATTGAAGCCATAGCTACCAAGGCCTGTGTTGATGTGTCTAAAGTTGACTGGTCATACACGTACAACCGCAAGAAACTTCCAGAGGAAAATGGGAATGATCCAAACTGGAATGGTGTCAGAACACGAGCAGTGCCAAAGGACTGGTGGGTTGAGGATTTGTGTGAGCTTGAGATTGATTTTTATAAGCGCTGCATAATGACTATTAAAACCAAAGCCATACTTTCTAATGAAGTGATTGGCGAGGCCTTGAAAGCTTATGCTTACAGAAGGTTATCAGGCTTCAGCAAGGGTATGATCCAATCTGGAAATGTGGGAAAGTACCGATCCATTGTTGATGCAGTTGTATGGCTGTTGCCTGCCGAGAAAGGCAGCGTCTCTTGCAGTTTCTTGCTCAAGTTGTTGAAAGCAGCCATTATCGTAGATTCGGGAGATATGGTCAAGGCGCAGCTGGTTAGAAGAATAGGACAGCAACTAGAGGAGGCCTCtgtaaatgatattttgataagAGCACCTGAAGGGGAAAGTACTATGTATGATGTTGACATGGTGCacaaaataattgaagagTTTTTGATGCAAGATAAGAACGCTGAAACTGATGTACCAGAAGAACACGAGGTTGTAGAGATAAGAAGACCGGGTGTTTTATCTGATGCTTCCAAGCTAATGGTGGCAAAACTTATGGATGGGTACCTCACTGAAATTGCAAAGGATCACAATCTACCTGTAGCAAAATTTGTTGATCTTGCCAAGTTGGTGTCAGGTATCTCCAGGCCCACTCATGATGGGCTTTACCGGGCCATTGATATGTACCTCATG GAATATAACATTTCTTTGTATTTGGATTTTCATGGT GAGCATCAAGCAATTAGCAAGAGcgaaaggaagaaaatatgCAAGCTGATGGACTGCAGGAAGCTATCAGTTGATGCCTGCATGCATGCTGTCCAAAATGAGAGACTTCCATTACGTGTTGTTGTGCAGGTACTCTTTTTCGAGCAAGTCAGGGTGGCTGCCGCGTCGGGCAGTAGCACTCCTGACCTACCTAGAGGTCTGAAGGATTTAAACAATGGTTCTCGTAGGAGCTCAAGGTCAGCAGCAACCAATCCAGAGGAAGATTGGGATGCTGTAGCCACAGCTGAGGAGCTGAAAGCCCTAAAAGGGGAGCTAGCTGCCTTAAGGTTAAGCAATGGAGTGGGAGGGAGTGAGAGAAATGGAAGTGACAAGGCTGCcataactaaaatgaaaggGTTGCTCAAGTCTAAGAAGATCTTTGCAAAGCTCTTTACAAGCAAAGGAGGACAAGGTGAAAACAGTGGCTCAGATTCATCAGAGAGTCTCGGTTCTGCCATCCTGGAAGAAACTAAATCCACACCTTCCAGAAACAGAAGGAATTCAGTTTCTTAG
- the LOC102609420 gene encoding BTB/POZ domain-containing protein NPY2 isoform X1, whose translation MWGFRVYAYYNSVEEEVHHLLGKMKFMKLGSKPDSFQADGNNVRYAASELATDVIVVVDDIKFHLHKFPLLSKSACLQKLVATANEANNNEVDISDIPGGPSAFETCAKFCYGMTVTLNAYNVVAARCAAEYLGMHESVEKGNFVYKIDVFISSSILRSWKDSIIVLQTTKSLLPMSEELKVASHCIEAIATKACVDVSKVDWSYTYNRKKLPEENGNDPNWNGVRTRAVPKDWWVEDLCELEIDFYKRCIMTIKTKAILSNEVIGEALKAYAYRRLSGFSKGMIQSGNVGKYRSIVDAVVWLLPAEKGSVSCSFLLKLLKAAIIVDSGDMVKAQLVRRIGQQLEEASVNDILIRAPEGESTMYDVDMVHKIIEEFLMQDKNAETDVPEEHEVVEIRRPGVLSDASKLMVAKLMDGYLTEIAKDHNLPVAKFVDLAKLVSGISRPTHDGLYRAIDMYLMEYNISLYLDFHGEHQAISKSERKKICKLMDCRKLSVDACMHAVQNERLPLRVVVQVLFFEQVRVAAASGSSTPDLPRGLKDLNNGSRRSSRSAATNPEEDWDAVATAEELKALKGELAALRLSNGVGGSERNGSDKAAITKMKGLLKSKKIFAKLFTSKGGQGENSGSDSSESLGSAILEETKSTPSRNRRNSVS comes from the exons ATGTGGGGATTTAGGGTTTATGCTTATTATAACA GTGTCGAAGAAGAAGTACATCATTTGCTTGGCAAGATGAAGTTTATGAAGCTTGGATCAAAGCCGGACTCTTTTCAGGCTGATGGGAATAATGTTAG GTACGCTGCAAGTGAGTTGGCGACTgatgttattgttgttgtcgATGACATAAAGTTTCATCTGCATAAG TTTCCCCTGCTGTCAAAAAGTGCCTGCTTGCAGAAGTTGGTAGCAACCGCCAATGAAGCCAACAACAACGAAGTTGACATTTCTGATATTCCTGGTGGGCCTTCTGCATTTGAGACTTGTGCCAAATTCTGTTACGGCATGACTGTTACCCTCAATGCATACAATGTTGTGGCGGCTCGATGTGCAGCCGAGTACCTGGGAATGCATGAAAGTGTTGAGAAAGGGAATTTCGTTTACAAGATTGATGTCTTCATCAGCTCTAGCATTTTACGCAGTTGGAAAGATTCAATCATTGTTCTACAGACAACCAAGTCTCTGTTACCAATGTCTGAGGAACTGAAGGTAGCCAGCCATTGCATTGAAGCCATAGCTACCAAGGCCTGTGTTGATGTGTCTAAAGTTGACTGGTCATACACGTACAACCGCAAGAAACTTCCAGAGGAAAATGGGAATGATCCAAACTGGAATGGTGTCAGAACACGAGCAGTGCCAAAGGACTGGTGGGTTGAGGATTTGTGTGAGCTTGAGATTGATTTTTATAAGCGCTGCATAATGACTATTAAAACCAAAGCCATACTTTCTAATGAAGTGATTGGCGAGGCCTTGAAAGCTTATGCTTACAGAAGGTTATCAGGCTTCAGCAAGGGTATGATCCAATCTGGAAATGTGGGAAAGTACCGATCCATTGTTGATGCAGTTGTATGGCTGTTGCCTGCCGAGAAAGGCAGCGTCTCTTGCAGTTTCTTGCTCAAGTTGTTGAAAGCAGCCATTATCGTAGATTCGGGAGATATGGTCAAGGCGCAGCTGGTTAGAAGAATAGGACAGCAACTAGAGGAGGCCTCtgtaaatgatattttgataagAGCACCTGAAGGGGAAAGTACTATGTATGATGTTGACATGGTGCacaaaataattgaagagTTTTTGATGCAAGATAAGAACGCTGAAACTGATGTACCAGAAGAACACGAGGTTGTAGAGATAAGAAGACCGGGTGTTTTATCTGATGCTTCCAAGCTAATGGTGGCAAAACTTATGGATGGGTACCTCACTGAAATTGCAAAGGATCACAATCTACCTGTAGCAAAATTTGTTGATCTTGCCAAGTTGGTGTCAGGTATCTCCAGGCCCACTCATGATGGGCTTTACCGGGCCATTGATATGTACCTCATG GAATATAACATTTCTTTGTATTTGGATTTTCATGGT GAGCATCAAGCAATTAGCAAGAGcgaaaggaagaaaatatgCAAGCTGATGGACTGCAGGAAGCTATCAGTTGATGCCTGCATGCATGCTGTCCAAAATGAGAGACTTCCATTACGTGTTGTTGTGCAGGTACTCTTTTTCGAGCAAGTCAGGGTGGCTGCCGCGTCGGGCAGTAGCACTCCTGACCTACCTAGAGGTCTGAAGGATTTAAACAATGGTTCTCGTAGGAGCTCAAGGTCAGCAGCAACCAATCCAGAGGAAGATTGGGATGCTGTAGCCACAGCTGAGGAGCTGAAAGCCCTAAAAGGGGAGCTAGCTGCCTTAAGGTTAAGCAATGGAGTGGGAGGGAGTGAGAGAAATGGAAGTGACAAGGCTGCcataactaaaatgaaaggGTTGCTCAAGTCTAAGAAGATCTTTGCAAAGCTCTTTACAAGCAAAGGAGGACAAGGTGAAAACAGTGGCTCAGATTCATCAGAGAGTCTCGGTTCTGCCATCCTGGAAGAAACTAAATCCACACCTTCCAGAAACAGAAGGAATTCAGTTTCTTAG
- the LOC102609420 gene encoding BTB/POZ domain-containing protein NPY2 isoform X3 has translation MWGFRVYAYYNSVEEEVHHLLGKMKFMKLGSKPDSFQADGNNVRYAASELATDVIVVVDDIKFHLHKFPLLSKSACLQKLVATANEANNNEVDISDIPGGPSAFETCAKFCYGMTVTLNAYNVVAARCAAEYLGMHESVEKGNFVYKIDVFISSSILRSWKDSIIVLQTTKSLLPMSEELKVASHCIEAIATKACVDVSKVDWSYTYNRKKLPEENGNDPNWNGVRTRAVPKDWWVEDLCELEIDFYKRCIMTIKTKAILSNEVIGEALKAYAYRRLSGFSKGMIQSGNVGKYRSIVDAVVWLLPAEKGSVSCSFLLKLLKAAIIVDSGDMVKAQLVRRIGQQLEEASVNDILIRAPEGESTMYDVDMVHKIIEEFLMQDKNAETDVPEEHEVVEIRRPGVLSDASKLMVAKLMDGYLTEIAKDHNLPVAKFVDLAKLVSGISRPTHDGLYRAIDMYLMEHQAISKSERKKICKLMDCRKLSVDACMHAVQNERLPLRVVVQVLFFEQVRVAAASGSSTPDLPRGLKDLNNGSRRSSRSAATNPEEDWDAVATAEELKALKGELAALRLSNGVGGSERNGSDKAAITKMKGLLKSKKIFAKLFTSKGGQGENSGSDSSESLGSAILEETKSTPSRNRRNSVS, from the exons ATGTGGGGATTTAGGGTTTATGCTTATTATAACA GTGTCGAAGAAGAAGTACATCATTTGCTTGGCAAGATGAAGTTTATGAAGCTTGGATCAAAGCCGGACTCTTTTCAGGCTGATGGGAATAATGTTAG GTACGCTGCAAGTGAGTTGGCGACTgatgttattgttgttgtcgATGACATAAAGTTTCATCTGCATAAG TTTCCCCTGCTGTCAAAAAGTGCCTGCTTGCAGAAGTTGGTAGCAACCGCCAATGAAGCCAACAACAACGAAGTTGACATTTCTGATATTCCTGGTGGGCCTTCTGCATTTGAGACTTGTGCCAAATTCTGTTACGGCATGACTGTTACCCTCAATGCATACAATGTTGTGGCGGCTCGATGTGCAGCCGAGTACCTGGGAATGCATGAAAGTGTTGAGAAAGGGAATTTCGTTTACAAGATTGATGTCTTCATCAGCTCTAGCATTTTACGCAGTTGGAAAGATTCAATCATTGTTCTACAGACAACCAAGTCTCTGTTACCAATGTCTGAGGAACTGAAGGTAGCCAGCCATTGCATTGAAGCCATAGCTACCAAGGCCTGTGTTGATGTGTCTAAAGTTGACTGGTCATACACGTACAACCGCAAGAAACTTCCAGAGGAAAATGGGAATGATCCAAACTGGAATGGTGTCAGAACACGAGCAGTGCCAAAGGACTGGTGGGTTGAGGATTTGTGTGAGCTTGAGATTGATTTTTATAAGCGCTGCATAATGACTATTAAAACCAAAGCCATACTTTCTAATGAAGTGATTGGCGAGGCCTTGAAAGCTTATGCTTACAGAAGGTTATCAGGCTTCAGCAAGGGTATGATCCAATCTGGAAATGTGGGAAAGTACCGATCCATTGTTGATGCAGTTGTATGGCTGTTGCCTGCCGAGAAAGGCAGCGTCTCTTGCAGTTTCTTGCTCAAGTTGTTGAAAGCAGCCATTATCGTAGATTCGGGAGATATGGTCAAGGCGCAGCTGGTTAGAAGAATAGGACAGCAACTAGAGGAGGCCTCtgtaaatgatattttgataagAGCACCTGAAGGGGAAAGTACTATGTATGATGTTGACATGGTGCacaaaataattgaagagTTTTTGATGCAAGATAAGAACGCTGAAACTGATGTACCAGAAGAACACGAGGTTGTAGAGATAAGAAGACCGGGTGTTTTATCTGATGCTTCCAAGCTAATGGTGGCAAAACTTATGGATGGGTACCTCACTGAAATTGCAAAGGATCACAATCTACCTGTAGCAAAATTTGTTGATCTTGCCAAGTTGGTGTCAGGTATCTCCAGGCCCACTCATGATGGGCTTTACCGGGCCATTGATATGTACCTCATG GAGCATCAAGCAATTAGCAAGAGcgaaaggaagaaaatatgCAAGCTGATGGACTGCAGGAAGCTATCAGTTGATGCCTGCATGCATGCTGTCCAAAATGAGAGACTTCCATTACGTGTTGTTGTGCAGGTACTCTTTTTCGAGCAAGTCAGGGTGGCTGCCGCGTCGGGCAGTAGCACTCCTGACCTACCTAGAGGTCTGAAGGATTTAAACAATGGTTCTCGTAGGAGCTCAAGGTCAGCAGCAACCAATCCAGAGGAAGATTGGGATGCTGTAGCCACAGCTGAGGAGCTGAAAGCCCTAAAAGGGGAGCTAGCTGCCTTAAGGTTAAGCAATGGAGTGGGAGGGAGTGAGAGAAATGGAAGTGACAAGGCTGCcataactaaaatgaaaggGTTGCTCAAGTCTAAGAAGATCTTTGCAAAGCTCTTTACAAGCAAAGGAGGACAAGGTGAAAACAGTGGCTCAGATTCATCAGAGAGTCTCGGTTCTGCCATCCTGGAAGAAACTAAATCCACACCTTCCAGAAACAGAAGGAATTCAGTTTCTTAG
- the LOC102609420 gene encoding BTB/POZ domain-containing protein NPY2 isoform X4 — MKFMKLGSKPDSFQADGNNVRYAASELATDVIVVVDDIKFHLHKFPLLSKSACLQKLVATANEANNNEVDISDIPGGPSAFETCAKFCYGMTVTLNAYNVVAARCAAEYLGMHESVEKGNFVYKIDVFISSSILRSWKDSIIVLQTTKSLLPMSEELKVASHCIEAIATKACVDVSKVDWSYTYNRKKLPEENGNDPNWNGVRTRAVPKDWWVEDLCELEIDFYKRCIMTIKTKAILSNEVIGEALKAYAYRRLSGFSKGMIQSGNVGKYRSIVDAVVWLLPAEKGSVSCSFLLKLLKAAIIVDSGDMVKAQLVRRIGQQLEEASVNDILIRAPEGESTMYDVDMVHKIIEEFLMQDKNAETDVPEEHEVVEIRRPGVLSDASKLMVAKLMDGYLTEIAKDHNLPVAKFVDLAKLVSGISRPTHDGLYRAIDMYLMEYNISLYLDFHGEHQAISKSERKKICKLMDCRKLSVDACMHAVQNERLPLRVVVQVLFFEQVRVAAASGSSTPDLPRGLKDLNNGSRRSSRSAATNPEEDWDAVATAEELKALKGELAALRLSNGVGGSERNGSDKAAITKMKGLLKSKKIFAKLFTSKGGQGENSGSDSSESLGSAILEETKSTPSRNRRNSVS; from the exons ATGAAGTTTATGAAGCTTGGATCAAAGCCGGACTCTTTTCAGGCTGATGGGAATAATGTTAG GTACGCTGCAAGTGAGTTGGCGACTgatgttattgttgttgtcgATGACATAAAGTTTCATCTGCATAAG TTTCCCCTGCTGTCAAAAAGTGCCTGCTTGCAGAAGTTGGTAGCAACCGCCAATGAAGCCAACAACAACGAAGTTGACATTTCTGATATTCCTGGTGGGCCTTCTGCATTTGAGACTTGTGCCAAATTCTGTTACGGCATGACTGTTACCCTCAATGCATACAATGTTGTGGCGGCTCGATGTGCAGCCGAGTACCTGGGAATGCATGAAAGTGTTGAGAAAGGGAATTTCGTTTACAAGATTGATGTCTTCATCAGCTCTAGCATTTTACGCAGTTGGAAAGATTCAATCATTGTTCTACAGACAACCAAGTCTCTGTTACCAATGTCTGAGGAACTGAAGGTAGCCAGCCATTGCATTGAAGCCATAGCTACCAAGGCCTGTGTTGATGTGTCTAAAGTTGACTGGTCATACACGTACAACCGCAAGAAACTTCCAGAGGAAAATGGGAATGATCCAAACTGGAATGGTGTCAGAACACGAGCAGTGCCAAAGGACTGGTGGGTTGAGGATTTGTGTGAGCTTGAGATTGATTTTTATAAGCGCTGCATAATGACTATTAAAACCAAAGCCATACTTTCTAATGAAGTGATTGGCGAGGCCTTGAAAGCTTATGCTTACAGAAGGTTATCAGGCTTCAGCAAGGGTATGATCCAATCTGGAAATGTGGGAAAGTACCGATCCATTGTTGATGCAGTTGTATGGCTGTTGCCTGCCGAGAAAGGCAGCGTCTCTTGCAGTTTCTTGCTCAAGTTGTTGAAAGCAGCCATTATCGTAGATTCGGGAGATATGGTCAAGGCGCAGCTGGTTAGAAGAATAGGACAGCAACTAGAGGAGGCCTCtgtaaatgatattttgataagAGCACCTGAAGGGGAAAGTACTATGTATGATGTTGACATGGTGCacaaaataattgaagagTTTTTGATGCAAGATAAGAACGCTGAAACTGATGTACCAGAAGAACACGAGGTTGTAGAGATAAGAAGACCGGGTGTTTTATCTGATGCTTCCAAGCTAATGGTGGCAAAACTTATGGATGGGTACCTCACTGAAATTGCAAAGGATCACAATCTACCTGTAGCAAAATTTGTTGATCTTGCCAAGTTGGTGTCAGGTATCTCCAGGCCCACTCATGATGGGCTTTACCGGGCCATTGATATGTACCTCATG GAATATAACATTTCTTTGTATTTGGATTTTCATGGT GAGCATCAAGCAATTAGCAAGAGcgaaaggaagaaaatatgCAAGCTGATGGACTGCAGGAAGCTATCAGTTGATGCCTGCATGCATGCTGTCCAAAATGAGAGACTTCCATTACGTGTTGTTGTGCAGGTACTCTTTTTCGAGCAAGTCAGGGTGGCTGCCGCGTCGGGCAGTAGCACTCCTGACCTACCTAGAGGTCTGAAGGATTTAAACAATGGTTCTCGTAGGAGCTCAAGGTCAGCAGCAACCAATCCAGAGGAAGATTGGGATGCTGTAGCCACAGCTGAGGAGCTGAAAGCCCTAAAAGGGGAGCTAGCTGCCTTAAGGTTAAGCAATGGAGTGGGAGGGAGTGAGAGAAATGGAAGTGACAAGGCTGCcataactaaaatgaaaggGTTGCTCAAGTCTAAGAAGATCTTTGCAAAGCTCTTTACAAGCAAAGGAGGACAAGGTGAAAACAGTGGCTCAGATTCATCAGAGAGTCTCGGTTCTGCCATCCTGGAAGAAACTAAATCCACACCTTCCAGAAACAGAAGGAATTCAGTTTCTTAG
- the LOC102610110 gene encoding LOB domain-containing protein 38-like, whose translation MTCAERKKINMSCNGCRVLRKGCSENCMLRQSIQWIGTPQAQANATVFVAKFFGRAGLMSFISAVPETQRPSLFQSLLYEAVGRTVNPVSGAVGLLWTGNWNVCQSAVERVLCGGPLQPLPCSLAPELDDVSESAVNCTNNSPKDVITPPPKRKAVSDFQDDLHLGLKPCLPEKLRAETPSEESETTTSGTGSDNCCSEVAGEKKLLRLFL comes from the exons ATGACGTGTGCTGAgcgaaaaaaaatcaacatgaGTTGCAATGGGTGTAGAGTTTTGAGAAAAGGTTGCAGTGAAAACTGCATGCTTCGTCAAAGCATTCAATGGATCGGCACCCCACAAGCTCAAGCAAACGCCACCGTTTTTGTTGCCAAGTTCTTCGGCCGCGCCGGCCTCATGTCCTTCATCTCCGCCGTCCCCGAAACCCAACGTCCCT catTGTTTCAGTCGCTGTTATATGAAGCGGTGGGAAGAACAGTGAACCCAGTGAGCGGCGCCGTGGGGCTTCTGTGGACAGGAAACTGGAACGTGTGCCAGTCGGCGGTGGAGAGAGTTCTCTGCGGCGGCCCGTTGCAGCCGCTGCCTTGCTCACTGGCGCCGGAACTTGATGACGTGTCAGAATCTGCCGTGAACTGTACCAACAATAGTCCGAAGGACGTCATCACTCCGCCACCGAAGAGGAAGGCTGTTTCTGATTTTCAAGATGATCTTCATCTGGGTCTGAAGCCTTGTTTGCCAGAGAAGCTTAGGGCGGAGACGCCGTCGGAGGAGTCCGAAACGACGACGTCGGGAACCGGGTCTGATAATTGTTGCTCTGAGGTCGCAGGTGAAAAGAAGCTTTTGAGACTCTTCCTCTGA